tggatccggtctccgaatcaggttacgactcgagctcattttaatcctcaagttttcaattttctttagctGGTGGCactggctcttacgcttttggtcattgaaaccttttagtgtgcggctttgaggctcgtttggctggcgacaatagctcttacgcttttgcccttgGGTATATTGTAgtctttgttttcctctcgttaaggtctttatgaaataattttgcctgactcatcgtcggttcgggaagaatctcgatttcaagttgttagtggcgatgtttgagcacctcgaaaggtttagctcgtaggctgagtagctcgaagccttgtgatttggagctgacatggttgaaGCTCGTTTGCCTATTGAGGTAttctgttttaaccggttcttttcgaagtagattcgaagtaatgtcCAGCGATTTTGTTAGCGACGGTCGGGTGTCCCTGAGTCcattaatttggctggtgcagtcgttttgaccgtagtcattgtagacatgtgatttttgaccctccccaagattttacatatttttgtatttaaatatttagtttaggtctaatatagttattttaactagttttgacccttttactttattttatcacaaaatgaaaaattacaaaaaatatttcttctttttagttaGTTTTAGTTTATATACCAtttgtaaaactaaaaaaaatacaaaaatagtaccttatttttattttaatatgatatctgaaaataccaaaaaaataattttgtcttATTATAATAGTTATTTTCTTTAAgtaagattaattagtaaataaaatagtattttagtcttgttcacaaagaaagaataaaatttaggctcaaacaacccatttcaagcttaattttcGGACCTGACCCATAATTACTAGGCCCATACTAATTTAACCTAAAAAAAAACCTACAAAAGCGAACAAGGACTAGACAATTGGGGGATCAGCGGAAAAAGACAAATTACAGACCAAAGGCTAAAGAGCTGACAACTGCAACTCTCAAAAGAAGAGACCCCCCTGTGATCGTCTTCTTCGAAACCCCATCAGATGTGTCTTCTTCAACACAAAAAATGGAGAGCAATTAAAAACAACGGAGCCGTTACCTAGGCTTCATCTTCTTCATGGAGAACACAAAAAAAGCTTAGGACTTCTACACCCAAACCCGACAGCCACCCCTGATGCCGGCGACCCCTCACGCCGAACTCCATCTCCAGCCACCTTCACAGAACCAACCCACCGAAAAACACCATCGCCGCCCGTCTCCACCAGCTGCTATAACAGCAGCGACGAACACACTAGACACACGACCACCACACCCAGAACACCCTAAAAGCCCGCTGCTGCTCCATCCTCATTCATGCCAAGAACCCGACGTCCACACTCACTCACACACACAGAAACGAGGAGGAGTGGAAAACGAGAGGAGCAAAAAATTCGAGGTTCCGGTCGAAAATTCTGTTCTTAGGCTTTGTTGTTCTTTCTCGTTGGATTATAGGATCAAGGACTGTGTATTTGTGATTTCTTTCCACTGTTACATTGAAGAACTCTTTTAACGGAGCTTGTGCTTTCCAAGTTTTTGGTTCGAATTATCGCTGTCTACCAAGTGCCTTGAAGTTCAGATTTCCGTCGTTTGTTTTGTCACTGAATTTCGTGGCTTGCTTTTCGTGCTTCAGTAGttgtgtttcatttttctttcgcACATCAATTGATTCAAATTTCATCTTCAGATTTGGTTATTTATGTCTCAGCTTGAGTTTTTACAAATTAAAGTTGCTGGTTCGAGCTATGCCGTTAAGTTTGTGTTGGAATTCTGAATCGGAGTGTGCTTGGGTTCGTCGGTTCATGGTAGTTCTACTTCGGGTTCAAGCATTACTTTTAGCTCATATCTAATCAACGTCGAAAAGGTCCTCGTTCTCGTTGAGGTTCAACTCTTCAATCCTCTACTTATTTCATTGTAGCTGAATGTTAATCGCTTGTTTGGTGATTTGGTTCGGTGATTTGTTTGGTTATTATTTCCGGTTTTGAGTTTGTTCATGTAGTTATCTAATCGCATGCTAttcgaattggttatagctgaacatAATTTTGTCACAATATAGAAATTGGGTTGCTATTCTTCAACTGAACTACGTCAAATTAGATTAAAGGGGCTCTGGtgagcatttcatgtgaccctacCATAATTTggaataataataagaataagaTAAATATactgcatttcatgtgaccctgccataattttgtataataataataaaaataaacatgttataaatccggatgtacatttcatgtgacccgactttaatttccaataatatttaataattaaacatgtCGTGAACCGTGAGCGCATTTCATGTAGCATGGTTTACGATGTGTTTTCAAAAATAAGCAAGTGTATGACGATCATGAATTTTCCTAAAAACATtaaaagaagataaaaaatttaaaaatgcacgtaggttttaaaatgtgtaattaatcagataattaggccaataataatagttgagcaaccgtgctagaaccacggaacccgggaatgcctaacaccttctctcgggttaacagaattccttacccagatttttgtgttcgcagaccataaataagagtcaacttcctcgattcgggatttaaaccggtgacttgagacaccataaatcaCTACAAGAAAAAGCCTTATTTATGACCAACTTTTAGGGACGAGTTAATAATCTCGTCagcaaaaatatatttattgggaCGAGATAATATTGCGGTCCTTAATACTATATTTTATTACGAAGGTAGTAAATCCGGTCCCTAAAGAAAGTAGTGACTGGTCCCAAATTATAATTGAGGGACATTGAGCGTGACACTGTACCgccaaatccaataccaaaatattaaaaaaatattattttatgaaaaatcaAGCGCCAAAACTAATatattgaaataaaaaattttaaaaagtcaAGAAACTCTCTGTATTCTAAAACACAAGTCGCGAACATAAGCTCTGCCCTAGTTTCTGCGCGCCAAGCTCTGCCCAGTTTCCGCCAAGCTCTGCCTGTCGCCTTTACTGTGTTTTCTCAAAATACAAGTTGTGAATCTGGTGGTGTGTGAATTTGCCCAAGTTTCCATCTCGCTCGTTGAGAATCCGTGAAACTCTCTGTATTCTGATACACAAGTCGCGCCATAAGCTCAGCCCTAGTTTCCGCCAAGCTCTGCCCGTCGCTTTTACTGTGTTTTCTCAAAACACAAGTTGTGAATCTGGTGGTGTGTGAATTTGCCCAAGTTTCCATCTTGCTCGTTGAGAATCCGTGGTATGCCCCTTCTTTCAAGTTGCTCTTTTCGCTGATTGCTTCGCTTATTCGAGTTCTTcgatcttctttttcttctccaacATAAAAAATTGGGTAAGGTttcatattttggtattttttttcttttacaaaatCAGTGAAAAGATTATTGGGTTGGGATTCCTAGtttgataatttaattttctgAAGTTTATATAAAATTGTGATTCGTTATCCTCAGCGGCAGATTTTAATTGCCTTCTTTTGCTTCGTTGATGTGTGTTTCTGCCTTCGCCATGGGTTAACTAATCCCTGTAACTAGCAGTcttgtttgtgtgctatagaagAGTGCCGAAAGCACCTTCTTGAATTGCTAATTGTGTTTTGTGAAAAGCTGGTGCATAAGTTGAGATGGAAAGCTCAAACAAGGAACTCTTATTAATCGCAATGAATGAGATGAAAGCCTGGTACATAAGTTGAACATTAGGCGTTTAGTTATATAGGTGGCTTGTAGAAAAATATTGTGTAAAACATCTTTGTTCATTACTTGGATTGAGTGGCAATTTCAAATTACTGCAATTTTGGTGTTCTGGACTAGTGGATTCCATACGCATTTGTTGTGATCAAATGGCTATTAGATATCCGACTCCTATGTTTTTTTTTCGAGTTTGGTATTTTGTTTGCTTGGACAGTTACAATCCTAGTTGTATATCTAAATGTTTTATGTTGCACTTTTGTTTGTTTGGATGTGTTCTAATTTGCTATGACATTGCTGAGTATAATGGTTAGGACACTTTATCCTTATTGGTCCAAAATATCTGATCTTTTTTCTTAAATGGCAAAATTGTTTTTGCTCAGGCAATATTGTATTGTTGTGATATCTCAAGTTTGATTTTACATGTATTCGTCTAATTGTTTCACTTTAGAATGTTTAATTGTGTCATCAAATGTTTTTATATCAAACACTGGAGTACAAATAAAATTAGGCCAAGGTAGGCTAATCTTAAAAAGACGAGAAAGAATTTAGCTTAAGAGATGTTGGGTTTCATGAATGAGAATATATAATAGCTTATAAATTGACCTACAATTGAGAAGTAGGTGATGTTTTAATGTCAAGAGTGATTTTCATGTATTATACTATGTGATATTGAATTGTTGTTTTAGATTGTCTATTTGTCTCTGGAGTGATGTGAATAACCGTGTAAAGGTATTCAACAGTTTAGTATCAAGCCATGAACATTCCTTAGCATGTTGAGTCTATTGTAAGGATCTCTACCCTCCCTTAAATGCATTCTGATCAACTAAATTAGAAAGCGAGGGCTATCGATCAGTAGAGTCCAATTACATTGACCTTAATTTTGATCTGAGCACACTAATTTGATGTGGAATAAATCAGATTCAGGTCCTGTATTTGTACACCACTCAAATGAAAGAAGAGAGGATGTACCTTCATAAAATCCTGACATTGGAACACACTTTCCACAAATAGTTGGAGAGCTCTAAGAACATTCTTACCTTTATGGTGAAAATGGAGTAATTTGTAGTGACCATTTATCTGGCTTCACCACCATTTGTCTCTGGTGTGTAGTGAATAATTGTGTAAAGTTATTCAATAGTTTAGTATCAAGCCATTAAAAATAGCTACTCTAGGGACATTGCTTAGCATCTTGAGACTATTCTTTCTCCATTTCATACCAAGTCTTGAGAATCCAGTTGTGTGCATTTGATCGGAACAAGTAGTGTGCATCGTagtatttttcttatcttttatctttatttaatttaACTTTTATTTACTCTCCAAGGTTATGGCACCTAGTAAGTAATGGATGCAACTTGTTGATAATCGGCTCGATAAAGCCTACTTAATCGGAGTGCAACAGTTTTTGGATTATGCTTTTCAGAAAACAGGAGAAGAATATGAGATACGATGACCATGTATCAAATGTTGTAATACAACTTTAGGAACTCGTAAGACAGTTGAGACACATTTGCATGTATACggaataattcaaaattatactttttggtATCATCACGGAAAAAATTTAGATGAGCCACTGTCACAATCGGAAGACGAAGATGGTGATGAACTAGAAGAATATGAAAGTGAAGATGAAGTACAAGAACTATTGAGAGATATGTATCCTAATATTGATGGAAGAACCGTGCACACTGATTGTGATAATTTAATTGAGgaggaaccaaatattgaagcaAAAAATTTTGAAGGATTTCGAGCAGCCACTGTACCAAAATTCAAAAGCTTCAAAGCTTACCTTTTTGATTAAATTGCTTCACATCAAAAGCATGGGTCGTTGGAGTAATGAGTCATTTACAATGTTATTGAAAATGTTAAAAGAGGAGTTGTTACCTGATGGCGCCAATTTGCCAAAATCATATTATGAGgcaaagaagataattcaagacCTTGGCCATTCCTACAACAAAATTGATGCTTGTACTAATGATTGCATGTTATACTGGAAGGAGGATAGCTTACTTGATTCTTGCAAAGTTTGTGGTGCGTCTAGATGGAAAATAGATAGATATAGCGGGGAAACAAGGAATAAAAAAGGTAAGAAGATAGCAGCAAAGACTTTACGCTATTTTCCATTAAAGCCTAGGCTTCAGAGGTTGTTTATGTCTACAAAGACATCTAGTTTAATGACATGGAATGCGGATAAAAGAGTTGATGATGGAATAATGAGGCACCCAGCTGATTCAATGGCGTGGAAGTCGTTTGATGAACTTCATCCTTCATTTGCGGCTGAGCCTCGTAATATCCAACTTGGATTTGCTAGTGATGGATTTCAGCCATTTCGGGAATTCAAAAACCTCATATAGCATTTGGTCTGTGGTTCTTATTCCTTATAATTTACCACCTTGGTTGTGTATGAAacaagaaaattttattttgtcaaTGCTTATTCCAGGTCCAGATAGTCCAGGTAATGCTATTGATACATATCTTCAACCTTTAATAGAGGAATTGAAGGATTTGTAGGAAGTTGGCATTGAGACATTTGATGCATCATCTACATAGGTGGGCAGCTATTGAGGTAAGCAAGATATTTATACAGTGAAGATGCACATCATTTAGTTGAATACATGTGTTCCTATTTGTTCCTTTAGTTGAATAGTTTAAATCAGCAATTAATTTAACTAGACTGCTTGAACGTCATGCGATAATAACTCCTCATTAGAGAATTGGATGCCCAATTTATTTAGAAACACATTGCTTTTTTACCCCTATTTAGAAACAGATTCAGTTGCTTGTCTGTTTTTACCCCTATTTAGAAACACATTGCTTGTCTGTGTAAGAAGTGCATACATAAGGTACAATCACACGCACATTAGCCATGAAAATTGACCACACTGTCCAGAAGTACAAACTGGGCAGCTTCCCTTgcttgatgtctttctattttTGTTCCAGCATATCCTCCAGTTTTATTATTAAGTAGCTCAATGTATCTTGATCAACCTGCTATCCATACTGTATATATGTTTAGTATACACATATGGCAATAGATTTGGCCTCGTAGAATCACACACACATGAAGATATTTACATGATATTTCTGTTGCGTGTGGTGCTTGTCCTCCAAATTTTAGAGGTGATCCTTGCTTGTACCCTTGATATCTCAGCAATACCTATGGATGTGAAGCATACTGATCAACTGACATATATATGTGATTTCTTTTGTGATGAATCTGTGCATAATGTGTATGATGTGGTTATAGATGGTGCACGGGACGTAATCAGATTGTTTGCTATACTTCCATATGAGTTGGCAGACCATATCATTGCCAATATTAAGCCTCCAATGATTAGGGATGATCTTATCGAATGCTGGGATTGCTATGGATGGCTTAATTTTGCAACAGATTGTGATTAAATGCTGGACATGTCCAGTTATACCAAGGTTGAAGCCTATTTTTCCATATGAGTTGGCAGACCATATCATTGCCAATATTAACCCGCCAATGATTAGAAATGAAGAAGGTGATGTGTTATATGCAAGGGGTAAGGAGATTCAGGAGTCTACAAATATTGAGGCAGAAGCAGTAGCTATTCTGGAGGCTTTACGCTATTGTGTTCAACATGGATACAATAACATCTTGGTGCAAACTGACTCTTTGTTAATGAAGAATGTTGTGGAAGGTACATGGACTGCACCTTGGGCAGTAGTTGCACATGTGGAGGAAATTAGGGAGATAATGAGGGGCTGCAATAGTACAATATCCCATATCATGCTCTCATCCTTCATGCTTGTGCTTATCTGTATAATTTTTAGAGTTTGATTCAACTGTTAGTTGCTGTAGAGTTTGAAATGACAGTTGAAACTTTATTATATGTTAATTGCTGGAGAGTTGCTCCTAACACAGGATTATGAGTAGTTACTAAAATTGAACTAATTCATTAACTCAACCCATGTTTTGATTATTGTAGGATAAATTTGAGAGTGTTGACATGAATGATCATCGTGATCATATCTTCGCATGGATGAAAGAGTTATGGAACAAATGGAGAGGACACTTGCATGCAAAAATATGTGACAGATAAGCCAATCCAACAAGCTCTTAAGAATATTCCAAATGGAGTAGACAAGAAAGAATGAGAGTGGTTAGTAAAGGAATATTTTTCTTCAGAAAGTTTTCAGGTATGCCTAGTGATTTAATAATCTATTTGAGTTATCGAATTATGTGTTTCGATGTGTAGTTTCAGTTTAAGAATCACGACTCATGCACCATAACAGGGGAAATGGAAAAGTTAGATCAACAGAATGAATTCGAACTATGAAACTAAAACAAAGGCAAAAACCAATAGTGAGAAACAAACTAAGATGGTCAAGAGGGAGGATTAAAGGGAAGGTCTATGTTCTGCTCTGTTTTAAGTTCTTATTTCTCTGTTCATCCACGCTTCtgatcttctcttctttttcagtTCTTATTTCTTTGTTCTTGCTCTGCCCTGTTTTCTCTGTTCACTTGATATCCCTGGAGGCTAATTTTATTCTGAAGCTTTTTAGAAGCAACTTatgtttaagtttattaaatttcTTACATTTAATCTTAATGTTTCACAAATATAGGCGAGAAGCAACAGGAATGCGGCAAATCAAGCTAAGTTGAAGATGCTTCATCATATTGGTAGAAAGCCTATTCGTGAGATCATTTATCAAAAGGTATTAtcataaaatttctattttcccAAGAAAATATTTACGAGCTATTCTTTGACATGTTTGCCTTTGATGATGTAAAGGGCGGAAAAGATGGCAACCCACCGGATTTGGCAACAATTTTTTTTGAGACCCGTAAGAAAGATAACAAGCTTGATGAACCTGAAGCAATTGAAAAACATGTATGTTTGGAAAATTGAATATGTAAATTACTTGAAATTATGGTGGATTCTGATTTTAaatgtttttttatatattttgtaggCTCAAATCGACGAAATAGTTCAAGCAGATCCATCTCTACCTAGCATAGAGATTGTAGAAAAATGTTGTGGACCTCAAACTCGTAGCCATGTGTTTGGCTTTGGGGGTGGAGTGAAGGCAAAAGACTTGAAAGGTGGAACTTCTTCAAAGGCTGAATTACTGTCTGCACTACGTTCAACTCGAGAAGAAAATAAATCTTTGAATGAGGAAAACAAATCCTTGAATGAGCGCTTGTCTACCTTAAAAGATGtgatgaaaaaaatgaggaaaatgagaGAGTACTTTGCTGCTCAACAATCACATGTCCCGCTTACAACGACATCGCCCATTTCAACTGAATGACCTCTGTTTTTGTCTGCTGACCAAGTTAGTAACAATATAcccaacttttattttttattcatgaTTTGCTTATAGTCAATTTCTATATTACATATTTGTGCCTCCAGAAAGTTTTGCACATGATGTGCCTCCAAAAAGTTTTCCCTCCTCCTCTGGTACCTTCACAAAGAAAGTTTTGCATACATAGTCACAATTTACCCCTTAACAGAGCGAGCAGTAATATTAGACTGCCGGGAAGATTTCTCTCCAGTTACTGGAGTTTTTGTTCAACGCCCAATTTCCTTAGCTCGATCAGACCTTCCtcaactaaaaatataaatagtgAACTATTAGAAAATGAATCAGTCTTTATATCATGTCCTCTGCGGGTAATCTATCTGTTCTGTTCGCCAGTGAACTATCTGTTCTGTTAGCTAGAAGATGAATCTGCGAGTGGTTGTGTCATCGTATAGTCCCTCAGTGATAGTTTATCTAAGTTTATCTCTTCCAAAGGTTCTGCAAGTTGCTTCCTTTTGTACCTCAGTGATAGTTTATCTAAGTTCAACTCTCCCAAAGGTTCTGGAACTCTTAACTCAACTTTGATGTTGCTTAGTTATCTTAGACTTGATTGGGGCTATAACTGTGACGAGGCACAAGAATTGTCATGCTATACATTCTGGTAAATTGCAGCCCCTATGAACTTGTTATCGCAACTACTGCAGATGCTAATTCTATCAACTCTTGGTAACCCTCGCAGCCCCTATGTCACACTCTCTGTAGAATTGCCTAAGAGAATGTATGTATAGTGTATCTTGGTAACCCTCAAAGCTGCAACTGTAGAAGGTGGATAAATCTTCTCCATTCCGAACTGCAACCGCTTGGTGCTATGATTGCCGGTAATGATAGTCTGATTGATACCATCACCAATCATCATTAAATACTTCTTGTTCTTGGCGATGGAGACATACTCCTCGTATATACCAGCAGTAATGTATATTAGAAAATAGCTTGAAGTGGACATGGAATTGTTTggagcagtagcaacagcatCAGTTATGGTGCTGAAATTCCCACTT
Above is a window of Nicotiana tabacum cultivar K326 chromosome 8, ASM71507v2, whole genome shotgun sequence DNA encoding:
- the LOC107781165 gene encoding uncharacterized protein LOC107781165 isoform X1, with translation MKLKQRQKPIVRNKLRWSRGRIKGKARSNRNAANQAKLKMLHHIGRKPIREIIYQKGGKDGNPPDLATIFFETRKKDNKLDEPEAIEKHAQIDEIVQADPSLPSIEIVEKCCGPQTRSHVFGFGGGVKAKDLKGGTSSKAELLSALRSTREENKSLNEENKSLNERLSTLKDVMKKMRKMREYFAAQQSHVPLTTTSPISTE
- the LOC107781165 gene encoding uncharacterized protein LOC107781165 isoform X2, with product MLHHIGRKPIREIIYQKGGKDGNPPDLATIFFETRKKDNKLDEPEAIEKHAQIDEIVQADPSLPSIEIVEKCCGPQTRSHVFGFGGGVKAKDLKGGTSSKAELLSALRSTREENKSLNEENKSLNERLSTLKDVMKKMRKMREYFAAQQSHVPLTTTSPISTE